The Loxodonta africana isolate mLoxAfr1 chromosome 1, mLoxAfr1.hap2, whole genome shotgun sequence genomic sequence CTCTCgatgcctcaattttctcatctctaaaatgagaatGAGAAGAGTACATCCCTTAATTAGATGATTGGGAGGATTAAGTATATTAATGCAAAATGCTCAGGACAGTGCCCGATTCATAGAAAGCCACCTAAATGTTATATATTATAGTTGTCGATATTGTTATCCGTGAGACAAGGATAGCCTCATAGAATTGCTGGAAGAACTGAATGAAATAACATAAAACATATAGCTCAGGTTTGGTACATccaggcattcaataaatggaagctatttaaattttaactctatggggcagttctactctgtcctatagggtcgctatgagtcggaatcaactcaacagcagtgggtttggtttatttaaattttaataataaatatatttatgttaACATATTAAACCccttaaaatattaaatttggaaccaattttgatattttgaagttttttatattttcctaCTTCTGAACATGTCTAACATTAACTTCATGGGTGAGAAAATCTGCATTTGCCTTGCACATATGTAAATGGCCCTGGTTCTGGACATGCCCACAAGATAGAACCATAAGAGTACTGAACTTCATAAATACCTTGACCAGGGAccaatatttttggttcaaaTGAACTCTTTTAAGGAGACAGTGAAATGTGCAATAAACAAGCAGGCAGTGAAAAATAAATTCAGCATTTTGATTTGGTTTGTTATCTTCAACACTGGTTTTTAAATTACTCAAGAGACTAACATCATATTGCAATATACTAGGTACTGTGAAAGCAGACAGCTTAAATGGTGTTTATTTCAGTCACTATTTCGAAATTGTACCCTACAGGAAAGTGGAATATATTTAACTTTGGTGTAAACAAAAGCAGTGTTTTcgggggaaaaagaggaaaagaggatCACTCAATAATTGATTTGCCAAAGGGATTTTAACATTATATGGAagtatttttaaacatatttttcagTGAGAAAAATCAaccatgtaaaaaaataaaaaagtaccaGATTAAAGCTAATGCTCTTTTGAAATCACCGTATTTGTTGTTTGGTTGCTGAAAGTCTACTCCTGTAACTGCAGTTAAATTAGACATTTGGGGTGAGATCTGCTTGCTCCCTATCCACTACATGTGCCATTTGGCCTCCTACAAAATGGAAACTTAGTGCTTATTACTGTAGTTCTCTCAATAATTAAAAACATTGTCAGCACAATAATGAACATCTATCGACTGTTTTACCCATGCCAGGCACTATGGTATTTGTATTCACCATCTCATTTAATTTCCACAAAAATCCAACAAGGTAGAGCATACTATTATCCCAGTTTCACAGACGAGGAAACTCAGTCTTGGAGAATTAGGAACTTTAAAGCTTAGGGAGAGGTTCGGCAACCTTTCCAAATCATGTAACTAGTTAAGTACCAGAACTATACTGGATTACCTCTCCCATAAGGATATGAAATAATCAAATTTAGAATTTTCTTCTCCTGAAAACAATTTATTCACCTACTCGTTCACCAAATGTTAACAGTACACATGCTAAgtgctataaaccaaaaactaacccattgctgtcgggtcagtttcaactcatagcaaccctataggggagagtagaactgccccatagggtttccaaggctgcaaatcttcatGCAAGAAGACCGCTACATCTCTCTCCCGCAAAGTGAACccctgatcttttagttagcagccgagcgctgagagctttaaccataGGGGATAAAAGAAAGATTGGAGCCATCAAAGATTTCATGGTCAAGTGTAATTAGAAGGACTGAAAACAAAAGTTAATTCAAAATAGGTAATAAATCAAATAAGCTGTGCCCATTTAGGAACATAGTGCCAGATACAAGAGGGTGGCTAAATGAAAGGCATGGGAACCAAGAAGTTACCGGCTCTCTACCACTGGGGGACAGCAGCTACTGCTGGCAACCTAATCTCAGTTGTTGTCACATGCCTTGAATTTAACTTCCTCATACTTCAAAGAAAGAGCCCTGGCGGTACGGGAGCTAAGcgatctgctgctaactgaaaagctggcggTTGAACCCACTCTACAGCTCtacgagagaaagacctggcaatctgctcctgtaaagattacagcctagaaaaccctacggggcagttctattctgtcacacggggtcattaCGAGTtaaaaaaatcaactcaacggcccctaccaacaacaacaacacactttcAAGAAAGTAAGAGTTCGGAGAAAGACCTACGAAGGATCAGCTTTAGTAACAAACTAGCGTAGATCtgcttgagattaaaaaaaaaaaaaaaatgtaaactatAGCCCGCAaccctttcagccaaacaactctttgtaagtattttttctttgggCATGCAGtctggagaagccctggtggtacagtggttaagtgctcggctgctaacgaaaaggtccatgtttcaaacccaccagctgctctgtgggagaaagatgtggcagttagcttccgtgaagatttacagccttggaaaccctagcggggcagttctactctgtcttatacatacccactgctgtcgagtcgattttgactcatagcaacactacaggacagagtagaaccgccccatagagtttccaaggagcacctggtgaattcaaactgctgaccttttggttggcagctgtagcaattaatcactatgccaccagggtttcctgtcactctgtcttatagggccactataagacagaatttgactccatggcaataggtttggttttggttttgaatgcAGTCTGGCCAAATCTTGAAATGCCCCTAGCTTTTCTTGTGGTCCattataatttcttactgttaattataaatatttgtatacaTGCCTTATCTACCATGTCAGACTGAAAGATCCTTAAAAACAAGGGCATTTACTCATTCACTCCAAAAAGTATCGAATAAAACAATAATTCACCACTTTATTTCTCAAGGCGATGGTACCTTATGTAAAGGTAATGATCAATAAACATCTGTTTAGtaaagagtgaatgaatgaataaattgtaCATTTTGGAGTCTTTACTCAAATATAGGTTCCATATAAATACCTAACTCAATTAAACTCAGAAAGCATTTATGGATGACATACTACATGCCAGGTCCTTTCATATCCACGAACTGGAAAATTGAATACTGTTAAGATGGCAGTTccccccaaagtgatctacagttTCAGTTTAAACCCCATCAAAATCACTGTAAGCtttcaaaaaaaataaagtgattctaaaattcatatagaaACACAAAGATCTAAAtgagacatacacaaaaaaaaaaaactgaaaaagaacaaatttggagGAATGACACTACCTAATTTCAAATTTTACTGTAAAACCACACTAATCAAGATGGTGTGGTATTGGCCTAAGCAAAGACGTATAGATCAATGGAGCATAATTAacaatccaggaaaaaaaaaaagaaacctctaCATTTATGGTGAACTGGCTTTTGACAAAGATGTCTAGGCAAGTCAGTGGAGAATGGatggtcttttcaacaaatgatactgagacaactggatagccacattaaaaaaaaaaaaaaattgaagttaaaTCCtatctcacactatacacaaaattaattcaaaatggatcactgatttaaatgtaagagctaaaattatatacattctaaaaaaaaagcaaaaaatgtctgtgaccttggattaggcagaGTTATCAGATATGActgaagtaaaactgtccctatttgtggatgatacgatactatacatagaaaactcaaaagactccatgaaaaaactactggaactaacggAAAGatccagcagagtagcaggatataagataaacatacaaaaatcagttggattcctatacaccaataaaaagaacgacaaataggaaatcaggaaaacaataccatttacgatagcttctaaaaaaataaaatacttaagaatacaTCTAAcaagggacgtaaaagacctatacaaagaaaactacagacactTCATCGAAGacgacattcaagcagctaacagaaacatgaggaaatgctcgcgatcactagccattaaaaattcaaaatcacaatgaaataccatctcatcccaacaacaaatgttggagaggctgtggggagactggaactctaatgaattgctggtgggaatgcaaaatggtatgactattttggaaaacaatatggtgcttccttaaaaaactggaaatagacataccatataatccagcaatcccactcttaggaatatatcctagagaaataagagccatcggacatatagacatatgcatacccatgttcgttacagcattgttcacaacagcaagaaGATGGAACCAACCTGGATGTCCAtcgacagataaatggataaaaaaactatggtacatacacacaatgtagTGCTATGCAACTATAAataacaatgacgaatctgtgaagcatctcacaacatagatgaaactggaaggcattatgctgagtgaaataagaatCATAGAAGgtcaaatattgtacgagaccactactacaaaaactcacgaaaaggtttacacacaaaaagaaacaatctttgatggttatgagagaagggagggatggggatgggaaaacattaactagacaataggtaagtggtaactttggggaagggtaagagagtacacaactggggaagccagcaaaatctgtccaaggcaaggtcatggaagatccatagacacatccaaactccctgagggactgaactattgagctgagggctgtgggaaccatggtctcgggaacacctagctcaattggcatatcagagcttacaaagaaaaatgttctacattctactttgatgggtagcatctggggtcttaaaagcttgtgattggccatctaagatattccactggtctcaccaatTGGCAGCAAGAGAGCATGAAGAAagctgaagacacaagggaaagattagtccaaatgactgatggcccacaagtactacagcctccaccagactgagtccagcacaactagatggtgcctggctaccaccactgactgctctgacagagatcacaataaagggttccaaacagagctggagaaaaatgcagaacaaaattctaactctctctctctctcacacacacacacacacacacatacacacacacacacaaaagaccagacatactggtcagagactgggggaaccctgagagtatggccctgagaTTCCCTTTTTGCTCAGTAATGAACCCacttctgaggtttaccctttagTCAAAGATTAACCCACCCattggcatcgagttgattccaactcatagcgaccctataggacagagtagaattgccccatagagtttccaaggaaggcctggtggatgtgaactgccaaccttttggttagcagccatagacttaaccactacactaccagggtttccagccaaagattaaccaaagcaaaccaaaccaaacccagtgccatcgagtcgattccaactcatagcgaccctataggacagagtagaactgcccattagagtttccaagcagcacctggcggatttgaactgccgactctttggttagcagccatagcacttaaccactacgccaccagggtttccttaccaaAGATTAAGCatgctcataaaacaaaacgagactgaacgggcacaccagcccaggggcaaggactagaaggcaggaggggacaggaaagctggtaataggggacccaaggtcgagaaggggagagtgttgacgtgtcatggagttggtaaccactgtcacaaaacaatatgtgtactaatcgtttaacgagaagctagtttgttctgtaaaccttcgtctaaagtacaataataaaaaagaggcaGAAAACACACAGCATggtatctaaaaagaaaaaaagtgataaattaaacttcatcaaaattaaaaacttttgcttttCAGAAGATACcattaagaaaaaattttaaacaagctACCGACTAGAGTAAAATATTGGAAGACCATACATTTGATAAAGgatttgtatccaaaatatacaaataacTCTTACAGCATAATgtaagacaaaaaacccaattaaaaaatgggtaaaatatctgaacaggcatttcacctaATACATACCTTCTGCTAGTAatagtaagcacatgaaaagatgctaatCATCATTAGTTATTATGGGAATGTAAATTAAAAttcaaggaatcctggtggtacaagttaagtgctcagctgctaactgaaaggtctgcagtttgaacccatcctgcagctctgagggagaaaaatctggtgatctgctctcataaagattatagccaagaaaaccctttggggcagttctactctgttgcacagggtcactatgagtcgaaattgtcTAGGTACCCAACAAATTAAAATTCACTCTAACagccatatgcaaaaaaattGACACCACCAGGTGTGAGCGAGGATGTcaagaaactggaacccttgtgCACtgatggtacaatcattttggaataactgtttggcagtttcttaaaatgttaagCGTAGACTTTCATATGACCCAccaaattccactcctaggaatctttccaagagaaatgaaagtatatgtccacacaaagacctaTATGTAAATAGTAACagtagcattatttataataacttAAAACTGAAGCAATCCAAATCTCAATGaaattgtgaaaaaataaacaaaaagtggtatatccattcaatggaatattatgcgctccttggaaactctatggggcagttctactctgtcctatagggacgctatgagtcggaatcgactcgatggcactgcgtATGGGTagtgaaaaggaatgaagtactgatataaAGCATAGCATTGATGGGCCTTTTCTGAGGCGGGGGTGGGAGTAGGGATTGACTAAAAACAACATGAGGGAAATTTCTGGAGTGATGGAATTACGCTAATGGTTGTATAACTCTATAAATCTACTGAATCATTTACAACTCTATAAATGATTCActaaaaaatcactgaattgtacactttgaaTGGTTGTATGGTACACAAATCATAcaataaagcattaaaaaaaaaaaaaaaaggcaattataCCCCCATCCACATTGTGTGAGAGTGCTGGAATGTCTATATCCCTCAACACTAAGCAGTGATTCTTTCAATCTCTGCCCATCggcttggttaaaaaaaagagaCACTTCTCATTAGTTTTAATATTGCATATTTCTTTGATTTCTAGTGAAGCTAAACATTTTTTTGCATGGATTGTCTATCTGagtcatttttaattttcttataagAATACATATCTTTTTTATAAGGTTATGTGAGAGCTCTTTATCTCTTTAAAAGAGAAACCTTTTTCAGTGATACATGGCacaaatattctttcccagttttTCAAAAGCTTTTACATTTtaacactggatttttttttttttttgccatgttaAAAATATCCATTTTCATGTAGTCAACTTTATCCATATTTTCATTTAGTTCCTAATCACTGGTGTTACAATGAGTAATACTCTTTTGAAAGACTAATCAGAAAACTTGAGTATTCTTAGTTAAGCATCCTGTGCCAAACCCTACACAACTAGGCCTTTACaattttaagaaaacaaataaaaatctaaTTTCAAATTTCAGAGTAGAGGAAGACAGCCTTTTCTTCCTTAAACCCTTAAGTGTAGAGATACTGCTGTTTATATCCCGAATTCATGGAAAATTGCCTTATTAGAGAATTTCTGATGTGATACACTAGACATTCCCAATAGTTCTAGTGATGAGGaactgagaaaattaaaaaaaaaaaaggatgtgaaAATGTGTTTTCTCTTGCTAACCATTCTAGGACAGGGATTCTAGGCCTCACTGGCTGATGCCCCTTTGTAGAACATCACATCACTACCTAACGGCATGACCACTGCAATGTCATAAGAGCATTTTATATTAATACATAAAATGGACGGTATTACAACCTTGAAGTTGTATAGCTGAGACCTGGTCATGATAACACACAATCGGAAGAGGCATTCAAATGCTTGATAACAGAGAGTCcatatctctttctctctctgtatatggAAGTCCTACCCACAttttcaggtccctgggtggaccaaacagttaagtgctggactactagctgaaaggttggaggttagaacccacccaggggcaccctggaagagaggcctgccaatctgcttccaaaaggtcaaagccttgaaaaccttacagagcagttctgctctgtacacatggggccaccatgagtcagggtcaacttgatggcaactaacaataatccACACTTTCAGGACCAGCCCCAATTCAACCTTCTTTCCTTAACTATCCTAGAgtataaaaaaacctgttgctgtagagtcacttctaactcatgacaaccctatgtgttacggagtagaactgccccgcaggattttcttggctgtaatcttaatggaagcagattgccaggccattcttctgccgtaccactgggtgggtttgaactgtgaaccttttCAGTTAGTGGTGGAGCACGAACCGTTTGTACTACTTAGGAACTTCATCTACAATATagataaggaaaagaaaagattttAGAATCCATACTAGACATTCTGGAATGTTCCATTTGTTTTGTATCACCTCACTGAATATGTAAGTTCCATAAGAgcagtaaatgaaatagaaactcCACGAGAACAAGCTGTATATCCCTGCAGCATTAAAGCTGTGCTAGACTTCAGATgtttttattgattttaataGTACTGCTTCTTGCTCTGCAGAACAACCTACTCAGATACTCATTAAATAACCATTTGTAATTTCtgtgaaaagatggaaaaaagggCAAAGATGGCAAAAATTTTCACAGGGCACTTTTAAAGCTTATTAAAATGTAGACTGAGCAGCTCTTTAGTCATGCAAAatattgtgtaaaaaaaaaaaaatgttttggcaGTTTCCCAGCATTACTGATCTTGAAGAACTACGCATGGCGGACTGTCTCAGGTTCTTTTCTTTGCAACATAGGCAGGCTTTACCCAATGACAGTGGTTTCCAATGCAATTGCAGTGAACACCAAGATTCCATTAGGAATCTCTTAGGTTTGACTGAAAAATGAGATGGCCGTGATAGTCATGTTTAATTTGTGGCTGCTCCTGcccaggtatcaacccaggacTTTGGGCTACAGGTATAAATGAAAAGCCTTCCTATCAATCATGGAGATTTTTCAAGCCTGAAGAACACTACGATGTCATGAGGGATGACATACTGGTGCTGGTTCACAGATCTGCTTCTAGGGCCAGGTTGCTTGGGGATTCCCTGCCATCTGGAGAAATGAAACCATAATCAAAAGCCAGTTCCTCTACCGTCTCTGTCTCAAGAGTGGTGGACAGTGGAGGAAATCAAGACTAATTACTACACCAACTATGGCCCCTTAACATCTACAAGGAAGAGGTGGTTCCACCACTTCAGGGACCATTATATGTACAGAGTGCACATTTAACCTACTGTTCATCTAAACTTCTGCTAATAATTCCCAGGAAAGGAGATAGCACCCACTCACTCTGTAACCTATTTCTTGATGGTTAGGTCCTTTAACTTTACTAGTCATTTAACCCTCAGATAAAATACTGAAAACGACGGCATTGTTTTAATATGCTCATTCTGTATAATTCTTTCATGAAAATTGAGTTTAAACAACAAATTTAAAGGATTAGTACTCTTAATATGCCATCCATCTTCTTAGGCTGGGAGTTTCTTGGAATTTCCTAAATTCCTCTTGACCCACTCACTACTAAATGGGGAATGAACAAATAATGACTGAGAGAAAGGACTTTGGGATCTACAGCATCTGATTATTGAATCTTTGATAGCAGTATTTGGTTGTTGAGATATGGGGCTATTCATGTCCCTTAAGTCCCAGTTCAACGGCGATACTCTCTCAAGgtattctgaggattaaatgcgATGCTGCAAGTCAAACCCTTTACATGGCACATAGCATGTGCACAataaactatattaaaaaaaaaaaagttgccctccagcaggttctgactcacagtgaccctctcaTGTGTACAAGAGTAAAActttgtcccataaggttttcaatagctgatttttcagaagtagattgctaggcctccCCCGCCCCCAATGTGCCtcttgggtgagttcaaactgccaaactttaggttagtactGGAGcgctaactgtttgtgccactcagggacccataaaccataatatttttaaaaatctgggcCAATTATTACGCTTTTAAGAAAGTGGAGAAGGAGACAAGTTTCCATCAAATTCTTAGTAATGACAGATAAGGAGGCAAATCTAgattttttaaacttaaatattttctattaatGCATTCACTCGCACACACAAATTAGTCCAGACTTTACTGATAATGCAGGATATTACTTGTAAGTATGCTTCAAATTTAATACCCGGGCGGAATGacattgttggaaaccctgggatAGGCGATGGGCGGATGCAAAACATTTCCTTAGGAACCAGCCGCCAAACACTGCATTTCTCCGACAGAagttcctctttccctcccatccctgggaCAATGACAACTAGCAGCCGACCCCAAGGGAAGAATACGTCCCCGTGCGTGGTACTCGCTGTGCGGGGCCCGCGCGGAAGGGGACAGTCTGCAAGTGGCGGAAGAGGAGACTAAAATGATCCCCGTCCCTAAACGCGCGGAAGGGCGCGGGAACGCGCGGACCCGCCTTCCCGACCCGACCGTGGTTTCAAGCCGCCGGGGTGGGAGCCGGTGGCCCCTGCTTGTGGAGCCGCGGGCGCCGTCCCGTCTTCCATGTTGCCAACTCCGCCGCTCCTGCTGAGAACAGCGGGCAGTTCCCGGCCGCCGGGCCCCGCCTGCGCTGTCCCCAGCCCTGATTGACACTGGAGTTGGTACATACGGGTCTGCCGCGGAGGCGAGCAGGAGGGTGAGCGGTGTTTTAAATATggctttccctctctcccttagCCCCAGAGCCATCGCGGCGCACCCAGCCGTGGGCACAGCCCACAGGGGAATAACCCTAACATCTGCCCGacttatttttttccccccatttccCCATGTTTTTACTTGTTTTCGTCCCCCTCGCTGTTTTCCCTCTACTTCTCACAACCTAGCAGTTTGCAAAGAGGAACTCCCCTCCTAGAAGGGGGAAAAGGAAAGCCGCTTTTGCTTCTCGTTGTTGGAGGTGGAAACCATTCCAGCGAGAATGAGTTCATAAAGAGGGGAAGCCGTGTCGCTGGAAAGTAACATTTAGAGATCGAAGAGGACAGacaggagagaggaagaaatgCCTGCAACAGGCATCTGAAAACAAGCCAGAAGAACCAAAGAGGTTCGCAATGTCGATTTACTACCACGCGCATTCCGCGCAATCCATTGCAATGACAGGATTTGCTGTAAGCACAATTTAAaggcctttgaaatcttttctggCAAGTCTTACCTTTCTCTTCGGCATAATGACTGTGTTCGTACAGCAAAAAGTAAAGCAACGGGCTGGAACTGCTGCTGCCACCGCTGGATGCTGCCACCACCGCTGCAGCTGCTCACACGCAGAGCACGGCGTAGCCCGGCCTCTCGGAGCCGCACCTCCTCGGCTCCCTCCGGGGCCCTCCACTTGCTTGCCTCCCCGCTCCTCCAATGAGGAGCCCCGCCAGCCGGCAGCGAGGCCCCATTGGCTGCGGAAACGTTCTAAATTCCACGAGGACACTCCCACCTCCGCGCGCAGTGTACGCGCTGTTGTAGTTTCCACTTCGCCGAAAAAATCTGCCCGGCGACTGAGCATGCCCGGTTCAACTAGTAACCCCAAGGCCACGCAAACGTAGAGTTGTATTGTTTTGCTGCTGCCCCTCTGGATTGTATCGGTAAGAACAACCTGGGCTTCCATAGAGAGGAAAAAGATTAAGGATAGACGTATTAACTTTGTAATATAAATATGTACACGGAGGCACTTTATATGTGTGCTATCCATAAAGGCTTGTACTAAGTGTTACACGATATAGGCCTGTAAGGGGTGGGAAGGTACCCAGTTCTAGAAGAGTCTGGCAGTTTCACAGGAAGTCCGTTTCCTCGTCTAGATAtctagtgacttaaaaaaaagtctctaaaATTACTTAGCTCTAATTTTCTAAAATCTGTGATTAAAGGTCACTGTAATTCAGCCAGCTTCAAGCTAGACGTGAAGATGAATAGGATACATTTGTTAtggaaattaggaaaaaaaagaacagattattttacatatttcaAAGATATTTAAATGACAGCCGTCATGCCACATTTTATGCCTAATTTGTTTCTCAAAGTTTTGCGAGGCGTTTGAATAGTCGTGGCAGAAACACTTCACAATTATTTTAAAGGCCGGTTTTtattctgataccaaaaccaaagaccttaaaagaaaaaagaactgcAGATTAATATCCCTCgtaaacatacacacaaaattcCTGAACAAAACTTAGTTAAATCAAACCCAACAGCATATAAGAAGAATAATacagcatgaccaagtggaatttatgtTGGGAATGCAAAGTGATTTAAAATCTGAGAATCAATGTAGTTTACCATATTAATAGACTAAAAGAGAAAACTGatatgatcatttcaatagaTTCAAGAAAAgcactggtgaatggataaacaaattgtggtaaacccatacaaaggaatactactcaacaataaaaaggaacaaaatgttAGTATGTGTAATAGCATGTATTAATATAAAAAATGCTACATCAAATAACAAATATGAAAGACCATACtgaataatttcatttatatgaaattataGAAAAGGCAAAACCAGGCAAAGTTTCAGAATCATCTTAGAATGGTAAATTCACATCGTAGGAAAATGTACTGAAGCCTTGTTAGGTTCTTGCTAGGCATAATGgggctggttccaactcatagcaaccctatttacaacagaatgaaatggtgtctcgtcctgtgtcatcctcacaatagttgttatacttgagtccgTTGTAGAAGGCACTGTGTCCGTCCATCTcactcagggtcttcctctttttcacttaacgtttactttaccaagcatgatgtccttctccggggactggtccctcctgattcatgtccaaagtaagtgagatgaagtccaCCATccccgcttctaaggagcactctgcctgtacttctaccaagacagatgtgttcattctggcagtacgtgccatattctctattctttgccaacaccatcaattcttcttcagtcttccttattcattttccagctttcacatgcatatgaggtgactgaaaatatcatggcttgggtcaggtgcaccttagtcctcaaagtgacatctttgcttttgaacgcttcaaagaagtcttttgcaacaaatGTGCTCactg encodes the following:
- the HMGN3 gene encoding high mobility group nucleosome-binding domain-containing protein 3 isoform X2, which translates into the protein MEAQVVLTDTIQRGSSKTIQLYVCVALGLLVEPGMLSRRADFFGEVETTTARTLRAEVGVSSWNLERFRSQWGLAAGWRGSSLEERGGKQVEGPGGSRGGAAPRGRATPCSACEQLQRWWQHPAVAAAVPARCFTFCCTNTVIMPKRKSPENSEGKDGSKVTELEPTRRSARLSAKPAPPKPEPKPRKTSAKKEPGAKINKGAKGKKEEKQEAGKEGTAPSENGETKAEEAQKIESVDNEGE
- the HMGN3 gene encoding high mobility group nucleosome-binding domain-containing protein 3 isoform X1 produces the protein MEAQVVLTDTIQRGSSKTIQLYVCVALGLLVEPGMLSRRADFFGEVETTTARTLRAEVGVSSWNLERFRSQWGLAAGWRGSSLEERGGKQVEGPGGSRGGAAPRGRATPCSACEQLQRWWQHPAVAAAVPARCFTFCCTNTVIMPKRKSPENSEGKDGSKVTELEPTRRSARLSAKPAPPKPEPKPRKTSAKKEPGAKINKGAKGKKEEKQEAGKEGTAPSENGETKAEEIHISRSTVNVSTSRGTPPSTLSVKGQIETVRVKGTVENSACLQ